Proteins from one Streptosporangium becharense genomic window:
- a CDS encoding DUF58 domain-containing protein, translated as MALTGRAALLALLGTLVVLFAPRPGAAVAGVALLIAALAVVDLLLAGSVRPLRFTRAGDRLVRLGESATVELIVENPGLRRVRGLVRDAWPPSAGAVPRHLPLDVPPGERRRLVTTLTPTRRGDRQAVTVTVRALGPLGIAARQGSHRVPWSVRVLPPFLSRRHLPAKLSRLRELEGRHPSMVRGQGTEFDSLREYVVGDDVRSIDWRATARRDDVVVRTWRPERDRRVLIVLDTGRTSAGRVGGVPGSPAGQGPRTGSSGGLGPSGSGASTPPGPSVPAGSSVPAGSSAPAGPPATVPMMPGWPRLDWSMDAALLLAALASRAGDRVDFMAHDRAVRAWVSGAGRTELLSSLVNAMAPIEAELVEADSAGMVAAVMARAKRRCLVVVLTDLNAAALEEGLLPVLPRLSSRHLVLLAAVSDPQVAAMAAGRGTSELVYGAAAAERLIADRRRITARLRRQGVEVVDAAPEQLAPALADAYLALKAAGRL; from the coding sequence ATGGCGCTGACGGGACGGGCCGCGCTGCTGGCACTGCTGGGCACCCTGGTCGTGCTGTTCGCTCCCCGGCCGGGGGCGGCCGTGGCCGGGGTGGCGCTGCTGATCGCGGCGCTGGCCGTGGTGGACCTGCTGCTGGCCGGAAGTGTGCGTCCGCTGCGGTTCACCCGCGCGGGCGACCGCCTGGTACGGCTCGGCGAGTCCGCCACGGTCGAGCTGATCGTGGAGAACCCCGGCCTCCGCAGGGTACGCGGCCTGGTCAGGGACGCCTGGCCGCCGTCGGCGGGGGCCGTGCCCCGGCACCTGCCGCTGGACGTGCCGCCCGGGGAGCGCCGGCGTCTCGTCACCACCCTGACTCCCACGCGCAGGGGTGACCGCCAGGCGGTCACGGTGACGGTGCGGGCCCTGGGCCCGCTGGGCATCGCGGCCCGCCAGGGCTCGCACCGGGTGCCCTGGTCGGTCCGGGTGCTGCCGCCCTTCCTCAGCCGCAGACACCTGCCCGCGAAACTGTCCAGGCTCAGGGAGCTGGAGGGCAGGCATCCGTCGATGGTCCGGGGACAGGGCACCGAGTTCGACTCCCTGCGCGAGTACGTGGTCGGCGACGACGTCCGTTCGATCGACTGGCGGGCCACCGCGCGCCGCGACGACGTCGTGGTCCGCACCTGGCGTCCCGAGCGTGACCGGCGGGTGCTGATCGTGCTGGACACCGGCCGCACCTCGGCCGGCCGGGTGGGCGGCGTCCCGGGTTCACCGGCCGGACAGGGCCCGCGAACCGGTTCCTCCGGCGGGCTCGGGCCGTCCGGGTCCGGGGCGTCCACTCCGCCCGGCCCGTCCGTTCCGGCGGGTTCGTCCGTTCCGGCGGGTTCGTCTGCCCCGGCCGGCCCGCCGGCGACGGTGCCGATGATGCCCGGCTGGCCCCGCCTCGACTGGTCGATGGACGCGGCGCTGCTGCTGGCGGCACTGGCCTCCCGCGCCGGCGACCGGGTCGACTTCATGGCCCACGACCGCGCGGTGCGCGCGTGGGTGTCCGGCGCCGGTCGTACCGAGCTGCTGTCGTCGCTGGTCAACGCCATGGCCCCGATCGAGGCCGAGCTGGTCGAGGCCGACTCGGCCGGGATGGTCGCCGCCGTCATGGCACGGGCCAAGCGGCGCTGCCTGGTCGTCGTGCTGACCGACCTCAACGCGGCGGCACTGGAGGAGGGGCTGCTGCCGGTGCTGCCCCGGCTCTCGTCGCGGCACCTGGTGCTGCTGGCCGCGGTGTCCGACCCGCAGGTCGCCGCGATGGCTGCCGGTCGCGGCACCTCCGAGCTGGTCTATGGCGCGGCGGCCGCCGAACGCCTGATCGCGGACCGGCGCAGGATCACCGCCCGGCTGCGCCGTCAGGGGGTGGAGGTGGTGGACGCCGCCCCCGAACAGCTCGCCCCCGCCCTGGCCGACGCCTACCTGGCGCTGAAGGCGGCCGGCCGGCTCTGA
- a CDS encoding stage II sporulation protein M: protein MDIDAFVTAHRAAWDRLEELTRRRGSLDGAEVDELVDLYQRVATHLSLVRSASADPILVGRLSALVARARSAVTGAHTPAWRELVRFFAVSFPVVAYRARRWWLATTVAFVLVSTVVAVWIAENPGVQAAIATPEEITQLVEHDFADYYSENPAASFAGQVWVNNAWVSMQVIVMAILLGLPIPFILWENALNVASSAGLMASRGKLDIFFGLITPHGLLELTAVFLAAAVGMRLGWTAVDPGPRRRTEALAEQGRAVMSVALGLLVVLFVSGLIEGLVTPSGLPTWARIGIGVVAEAAFLTYVVYFGRRAEAAHETGDLERAPDLAPSAG from the coding sequence GTGGACATCGACGCCTTCGTCACCGCGCACCGTGCCGCCTGGGACCGCCTGGAGGAGCTGACCCGGCGGCGTGGGTCGCTGGACGGCGCGGAGGTCGACGAACTGGTCGACCTCTACCAGCGGGTGGCCACACACCTGTCCCTCGTGCGCTCGGCCTCGGCCGACCCGATCCTGGTGGGCCGCCTGTCGGCGCTCGTCGCCCGTGCTCGGTCCGCGGTGACCGGAGCGCACACCCCGGCCTGGCGGGAACTGGTCCGCTTCTTCGCCGTCTCCTTCCCGGTGGTCGCCTACCGGGCCCGCCGGTGGTGGCTCGCCACCACGGTCGCGTTCGTCCTGGTCTCCACGGTCGTCGCCGTCTGGATCGCGGAGAACCCCGGCGTCCAGGCGGCGATCGCCACCCCGGAGGAGATCACCCAGCTCGTCGAACACGACTTCGCCGACTACTACTCGGAGAACCCGGCGGCCTCCTTCGCCGGCCAGGTCTGGGTCAACAACGCCTGGGTGTCGATGCAGGTCATCGTCATGGCGATCCTGCTCGGTCTGCCGATTCCGTTCATCCTGTGGGAGAACGCGCTCAACGTGGCGTCCTCCGCCGGGTTGATGGCCTCGCGCGGCAAGCTCGACATCTTCTTCGGCCTCATCACCCCGCACGGCCTGCTGGAGCTGACCGCGGTGTTCCTGGCCGCGGCGGTCGGCATGCGCCTGGGCTGGACGGCCGTCGACCCGGGCCCGCGCAGGAGGACGGAGGCCCTGGCGGAGCAGGGGCGGGCGGTGATGAGCGTGGCCCTCGGGCTGCTCGTGGTGCTGTTCGTCTCCGGGCTCATCGAGGGCCTGGTCACCCCGTCCGGGTTGCCCACCTGGGCCCGCATCGGCATCGGCGTGGTGGCGGAGGCCGCGTTCCTCACATACGTGGTCTACTTCGGCCGCCGGGCCGAGGCCGCCCACGAGACCGGAGACCTGGAACGGGCCCCTGACCTCGCACCCAGTGCGGGGTAG
- a CDS encoding DUF4350 domain-containing protein produces the protein MSLAAPPESGSASTSPTARGLWLRGRGALAIAFLVVVAALTGVLLSGSGGGGRPLDPADTSLSGGKALAELLRARGVRVVRVTSAAEAAAAGTGTLLVGDTSFLTVEDAERLAALPADLLLVGVRTHLDVLAPGVSPGERARTRSREPRCVLPAAAGAGSAYLGGTTFTLPARGTGCYPSDGAPTLVSYPDRGRTITVTGDGGFMTNLRLAEDGNAALAVNLAGARPVLVWLTAPDSPRATDGQDFYGLIPDGVKWAVLQVGLAVLLLALWRGRRLGPVVVERLPVVVRAAETVEGRARLYRARRARDRAAAALRAGFADRVTPRLGLPPGAGPEATVSAVADRTGQPVTSVGAALYGPPPADEAGLVALAAYMDMLERQVRQS, from the coding sequence GTGAGCCTGGCCGCTCCTCCGGAGTCGGGGTCCGCCTCCACCTCGCCGACCGCCCGAGGTCTCTGGCTCCGCGGCCGGGGCGCCCTCGCGATCGCGTTCCTCGTGGTCGTCGCGGCCCTCACCGGCGTGCTGCTGAGCGGTTCCGGCGGGGGCGGCCGGCCACTGGACCCCGCCGACACCTCGCTGTCGGGTGGCAAGGCCCTGGCCGAGCTGTTGCGGGCCCGGGGGGTCCGGGTCGTCCGGGTCACCTCGGCGGCCGAGGCCGCGGCCGCCGGCACCGGGACGCTCCTGGTCGGCGACACGTCCTTCCTCACCGTGGAGGACGCCGAGCGGCTCGCCGCGCTCCCCGCCGACCTGCTCCTGGTCGGAGTGCGGACTCACCTGGACGTGCTCGCCCCCGGCGTGTCGCCCGGCGAGCGCGCGCGGACGCGCTCCCGCGAACCCCGGTGCGTCCTGCCGGCCGCGGCCGGGGCGGGCAGCGCCTACCTGGGCGGGACGACCTTCACCCTCCCGGCGCGGGGCACCGGCTGCTACCCGTCGGACGGGGCACCCACCCTGGTCTCCTACCCGGACCGGGGACGGACGATCACCGTCACGGGCGACGGCGGGTTCATGACCAACCTGCGGCTCGCCGAGGACGGCAACGCCGCACTCGCGGTGAACCTGGCCGGCGCCCGGCCCGTGCTGGTCTGGCTGACCGCCCCCGACTCGCCCCGGGCCACTGACGGGCAGGACTTCTACGGCCTGATCCCGGACGGGGTCAAGTGGGCGGTGCTGCAGGTGGGGCTCGCCGTGCTGCTGCTGGCCCTCTGGCGGGGACGCCGGCTCGGCCCGGTCGTGGTCGAGCGGCTCCCGGTCGTGGTCAGAGCCGCCGAGACGGTCGAGGGCCGTGCCAGGCTCTATCGGGCGAGACGGGCCCGCGACCGGGCCGCCGCGGCGCTCCGCGCCGGCTTCGCCGACCGGGTCACCCCCCGGCTCGGACTGCCTCCGGGGGCCGGACCGGAGGCGACGGTGAGCGCCGTCGCCGACCGGACCGGCCAGCCGGTGACGAGTGTGGGCGCCGCCCTCTACGGGCCGCCGCCCGCCGACGAGGCCGGGCTGGTCGCCCTGGCCGCATATATGGACATGTTGGAAAGGCAGGTCAGACAGTCGTGA
- a CDS encoding AAA family ATPase: protein MGALRAEVSKAVVGQDAVVTGLVIALLCRGHVLLEGVPGVAKTLLVRTLAAALSLDSKRVQFTPDLMPGDITGSLVYDAKTSEFEFREGPVFTNLLLADEINRTPPKTQAALLEAMEERQVSVEGAAHGLPDPFIVAATQNPVEYEGTYQLPEAQLDRFLLKLTVPLPPREQEIAVLERHALGFDPRDLSHIKAVATAADLAAGRDAVSRVHAGPEVLAYIVDIARATRQSPSLQLGVSPRGSTALLAGARAWAWLSGRGYVTPDDVKALARPALRHRIQLRPEAELEGATADGLIDAILVSVPVPR from the coding sequence CTGGGTGCGCTGCGCGCCGAGGTCTCCAAGGCGGTCGTCGGCCAGGACGCCGTGGTCACCGGCCTGGTGATCGCACTGCTCTGCCGGGGGCACGTGCTGCTCGAAGGCGTGCCGGGCGTCGCCAAGACCCTGCTCGTCAGGACCCTCGCGGCGGCGCTGTCGCTCGATTCCAAACGGGTGCAGTTCACGCCCGACCTGATGCCGGGCGACATCACCGGCTCGCTGGTCTACGACGCGAAGACCTCGGAGTTCGAGTTCCGCGAGGGTCCCGTCTTCACCAACCTGCTGCTCGCCGACGAGATCAACCGCACCCCGCCCAAGACGCAGGCCGCGCTGCTGGAGGCGATGGAGGAACGCCAGGTCAGCGTGGAGGGGGCGGCACACGGGCTGCCCGACCCGTTCATCGTCGCCGCCACCCAGAACCCGGTCGAGTACGAGGGCACCTACCAGCTCCCCGAGGCGCAGCTCGACCGGTTCCTGCTGAAGCTGACCGTGCCGCTGCCGCCCCGCGAGCAGGAGATCGCGGTGCTGGAGCGGCACGCGCTGGGCTTCGACCCGCGCGACCTCTCACACATCAAGGCCGTGGCGACCGCCGCCGACCTGGCCGCGGGACGCGACGCGGTCAGCCGGGTGCACGCCGGTCCCGAGGTGCTCGCCTACATCGTGGACATCGCCAGGGCCACCCGCCAGTCGCCCTCGCTCCAGCTCGGCGTCTCGCCGCGCGGCTCCACCGCGCTGCTGGCCGGGGCCCGCGCGTGGGCGTGGTTGTCCGGCCGCGGCTATGTGACGCCCGACGACGTCAAGGCGCTGGCCAGGCCCGCGCTGCGGCACCGGATCCAGCTGCGTCCCGAGGCGGAGCTGGAAGGCGCGACCGCCGACGGCCTGATCGACGCCATTCTCGTCTCCGTCCCCGTCCCCCGCTGA